The sequence ACACCAACTCATAGACCTCGAATCCGGTCATCAGCGTTCTCCCCTCGTGAGGATGCGGGCCAGGGCCACGGTGGCAAGGATGCCCAGGAAGGCTGCGAGCATGGCGGCGTCCTGGACGATGGCCGAGCCGGTCTGGATGCCGATGATCATCAGGATGCCGATGGACGCAAAGTACACGAGGTCACCGACCACCGCCCGTTCGGCGGCCGAGGTGGCGGAATATACCCGGTAGAGGCCCACGATCACTGCGGCGGCGAGGATTCCCATGGCCAGGGCCAGCAGGAGGTCCGGGATGGAGTCGATGATCATGGACGCCGCCCCTCCTCAGGTTCTACTCGCACTTCGAGCCGGTCTTCCCAGCCGCTGCCCCGCGTCATCCGCAGCAACCGATCCTCCATGTCCCGCAGTCCGTCTCGCACGGAGTCCCGGTCGCCGTCGAAGACGGAATGCACGAAGACCGTGACCGGTTCAGTGTCCGTGCCGTGCGCCGTGCCGACCACCAGGGTTCCCGGGGTGATGGTGATGGAGGAGGCCATCCACGTCACCTCGAGATCCGTGGCACCCCGCAGGGGAAAACTCACGATCGACGGCTGGGCGAACGTGCCGGGCGTGAGTGTCCGCCGGGCTACCAGCAACGCACCCGAGATGACCTGACCGATCAGCCAGACCAGATAGCGCACCATGTTCCAGATGCTGAAGCGCCAATGGTCACTCATTCGATGCCACCTCCCAGGACGGCCTCCACATAGGGGCCGGTCTCGAACAGGCCGGCCGCCGCCGTCTCGATGAACGGCATCAGCGTACCGGCGAAGACGAAGAGCAGCACGGAAACCCCGATCATCACGACGCCGGGAGCCAACAGCCGGCCCGGAATCCGAACCGAGTCCGGCAGCGCTTCCTCAGGGCCACGATCCCGGCTGCCGTCGGCCAGGACCGGCCGATACATGCGCAGCGGCTCGCCGGCGAAGGACTTGCCCCACAAACGCTGCAGGGCCACGAGGGTCGCCACAGAGGCCAGCACGATCGCGGTCAGGAACACCGGGGCGTACCACGCGGGGTTGCCGCCACCACCCTCGGGCCCGACCACCGAAAGGGCCAGCCCCAGCTTCGCCCACAGACCCGAGGTCGGCGGGAGACCGGCCAGGGACAGCAATCCGAGGGCCACCACCACGGCGGCCAGCCGGTCTCGGTGCAGCAGTCCGGAGAGCTTGCCGAGGATTCCGGTGCCATAGGTCTGCTCGACGGCGCCGGCCGTAGTCAGCAGGGACGCCATGGTCACCACGTGGTGGATGAGGTAGAACAGGCCGGCGGCCACGGCAGCAGGTGAGGCGATGGCCACGCCGATGAGGATGTGCCCCACTCCGGCGATCATCTGGAAGGCCATCACCCCGCGGAAGCGGTTCTCGCCGAGCGACCCGAGCGCGCCCAGCACCATGGTGGCGAGCACGACGACGGCAATCACCACCGCGACCGTGGTCGCGGTGCCGTGGAGGGCCGGCGTCGTGACCGTGGCTTCGGCCGTGCCGGCCGAGTTCCCCGGACCGAAGGTGGTGAAGTAGATCCGGAAGATCGCGTACAGCGCGACCTTGGTGTGGAGGGCGGAGAACAAAGCCATGATTCCGGCCGACGTGCCCGGGTAGGCACGCGGCATCCAACCGTGGACGGGGACCACACCGGCCTTGATGGCCAAGGCCAGCATAACGACGGTGACGGCCAGGGCCACCTGCGGATCCTCGCCGGCCAGTCCTGCCAGCGCGGCAAGGTTGACGGTACCCGCCGAGCCGTAGACGAGGCCCACGCCCATCACCAGGATCGCGCTGGTGACGAGGTTGACGATCACGAACATCCGGGTGATGCCCAGCCGGCGCCATGTGCCGGTCACGGCGATCAGCGCATAGGAGGGCAGCAGCATGACCTCGACGAACACGAAGAGGTTGAACAGGTCCCCGGTCAGCAGGGCACCGTTGACCCCGGACATCAGCATCAGTGCGAGGGCAGGGACGAAACGCAGCCGGTCCTCGCCGGAGGCGGTCAGGAACCAGCACGAGGCGGCGGTGGCCAGGCCGGTGGTCGCCAGCATCACCGCCGTCAGGGTGTCGGAGACGAACGGGATGGCGATCCCGCCCTCAAAGCTGCCGATCGCACTGGCAAGGACCGGAGCGTCCCGGTGGTGGACCATCAGCGCGACGGCGGCGGCCAGCACCAGCACCGGAACGGCGATGATGAGGATGCGGTCCATCACCCGGCGACGCAGGATCACCGAGAGGCCGGCGAACAGCAGCGGCACGGCCACGAAGAGCGGCAACAGGGAGCCGATGAACTGGTCGGTCATACCCGGTCCACCCCCTGCTGGTCCTCGGCCTGGCTGGCAGACTGGTCAACTCGCTCGATGCCGGGCCGGCTGTCCGACTGGCTTTCTGGCTGGCTGCTTGGGTCGTCGTGGTCGCTGACGGTGGGCGCCCTCTCCTGGTCGTCGTTCCGCCCGATGACCGCCAGGGCGAGCATGAGGATGGTGGTGGCCATGGCGATGACGATGGCCGTCAGCACGAAGGCCTGCGGCAACGGATCAGCCGCTTCGGCGACGGTGGTGCCGTCCATGAGCGGCTCATGGCGCCAGCCAGGCACCCCGCTGGCGAGCAGCAGCAGGTTCGCGGAGTGGGAGATCAGGGTGAGCCCGAAGATGGCGCGCACCATGTCCTGTTGCAGCAGCAGCCAGACCCCGGCGGTGGTCAGCACGCCAACGGTGATGGCGAGGACGAAGATCGAGTCGAACATGTCACCGCCCCCATTCTTCGGGCCGGACGCCGGACGAGATGTGTTGTGTCTGGGGCCGGACGGGGATGGAACTGGTCACGGGCTCGGCTTCCTCCTGGGTGTCCGGTGCCGGGGTGTCGATCTCCTCCAGGAATGCCTCGTCCACCCGCTCCCGGGTGCTTTCGCCGCCGTCCTGCTCTGCGGAGGCGGGCGCCGTGCCGAGGACGTTGAAGGCGAGCATGACGAGTCCGATCACGGCGAGGTAGACGCCGGCGTCGAAAATCATGGACGTGGTCACGTGCTGCCCCAGGAGATAACCGTGCTGGGGCTCCATATAGGTCCCTGTGAAGGCCATGTTCACCAAGCCGATGGCCACGGCTATCACCACGCCGCCGCCGATGAGGTACAACGGGGCGCGCGGAGGACCGATCTGACGATCCTTCGAGGTCGACAGGTACAGCAGACCGACCACGGCTGAGCCGACCAGTGCAGCGATGAATCCGCCGCCGGGCTCGTTGTGGCCGCGCAGGAAGAGGATCGCGGAGACCACGGCCAGGATCGGCAGGATCACCTTGAGCATCAGCTGCAACTGGCTGGTGTTGCCCCACGAGTCCAGAATGGCGCGCCGAGCGGTCGGGGTGCCGAGATCGGGGCCTTCCAGGGCGCCGGAGCCGTCGTCCTCGCCGGGCGTTGCCGGGATCAGTTGAGGGTCCAGGTGACGGTTGCGGATGGTGGAGAGGATGGCGGCAATAGCCACCCCGGTCATGCCCAGCACGGCCAGTTCACCGAGGGTGTCCAGGGCGCGGAACTCCACCAGGATGACGTTGACGATGTTGACGCCACCGGTGATGTCCTGGCCGTTCTCCAGCAGGTACGTGCCGACCTCAGACTTGTCCCGGCGGCTGGTCAGCCCCCAGACGGCCAGGCCGGTCGCCAGTCCGGCGCTCACGGCGATGAGGGCGGCCGGCACCGCGCGCCGGGTGCGGACATGATGGAAGGTTCGTGGCAGCTTCTGCAGGACCAGCATGATGACGATGACGGTCAGGGACTCCACCAACAGCTGGGTGAGGGCCACGTCCGGGGCGCCCAGGGAGACGATCTGCACGGTCACCAGGATCCCGACGGCGGACAGCGCCACGGTGGCGCCGAGGCGTGAGCGGGCCATGGCCACGCCCAAGGCCGAGACGGCCAGCAGGATCAACAGCACGACGTCGGACGCCCGGTTGAGGTTCGGTTGCAGCGGCGGCAGGTCTCCACCGGCGTTCAGCAGGAGCACGCCGGGCACCACGATGGCGGCCAGTGAGAGGACCATCATGGCCGCGTGGGAGGCGGCGGCGTCCCGGGCGGTGAGGCGGTTGACGCCCGAGCCGAGCGCCGTCAGGGCCGAAGTGGCGGAATCGACCAGGCCGGACCCGCTGAACGGCAGCTGGGCCCGTTCCAGGGCTGGCCAGAGACGGTGACGGAACGCCAGGGTGCCCAGGCCCACCACCAGTACCGCCACGGTGGTCAGCAGTTCCGGGGTGACGCCGTGCCACAAGACGAAGTGCGGGTGCACCTCCGTTCCGGGCAGAGCCGCCGTGGCCGCCGCGCCGACCGCGGTGTCCAGCAGGGGCAGGGCGAACAACGCGGCCACGGAGGCCAGGATCGGCAGCGCGGTGGCGCCGACGAGGATGGCGCCGGGTGCGTGGCCGGCGCTGTGATGGCCGTCCGGGGCCGTTTCAAGAGCCGGCTCAGGGGCCCGAGCGCGGTCCCAGAAGCCGCCCACCACGATCTTGGCGCAGTAGGCCACCGTCAGCACGGAGCCGAGGGCAGCACCGGCCAAGGCCACGGGGCCCGCCCACGAGGGCAGGGTTCCGGCGGCAGCTCCGGCGGCCACCCAGTCCCCGGACCAGGCGTTGAGCGCGGTGAAGATGGACTCCTTGGAGACGAAGCCGAGCA comes from Citricoccus muralis and encodes:
- a CDS encoding monovalent cation/H+ antiporter complex subunit F; amino-acid sequence: MIIDSIPDLLLALAMGILAAAVIVGLYRVYSATSAAERAVVGDLVYFASIGILMIIGIQTGSAIVQDAAMLAAFLGILATVALARILTRGER
- a CDS encoding Na+/H+ antiporter subunit E — encoded protein: MSDHWRFSIWNMVRYLVWLIGQVISGALLVARRTLTPGTFAQPSIVSFPLRGATDLEVTWMASSITITPGTLVVGTAHGTDTEPVTVFVHSVFDGDRDSVRDGLRDMEDRLLRMTRGSGWEDRLEVRVEPEEGRRP
- a CDS encoding proton-conducting transporter membrane subunit; this encodes MTDQFIGSLLPLFVAVPLLFAGLSVILRRRVMDRILIIAVPVLVLAAAVALMVHHRDAPVLASAIGSFEGGIAIPFVSDTLTAVMLATTGLATAASCWFLTASGEDRLRFVPALALMLMSGVNGALLTGDLFNLFVFVEVMLLPSYALIAVTGTWRRLGITRMFVIVNLVTSAILVMGVGLVYGSAGTVNLAALAGLAGEDPQVALAVTVVMLALAIKAGVVPVHGWMPRAYPGTSAGIMALFSALHTKVALYAIFRIYFTTFGPGNSAGTAEATVTTPALHGTATTVAVVIAVVVLATMVLGALGSLGENRFRGVMAFQMIAGVGHILIGVAIASPAAVAAGLFYLIHHVVTMASLLTTAGAVEQTYGTGILGKLSGLLHRDRLAAVVVALGLLSLAGLPPTSGLWAKLGLALSVVGPEGGGGNPAWYAPVFLTAIVLASVATLVALQRLWGKSFAGEPLRMYRPVLADGSRDRGPEEALPDSVRIPGRLLAPGVVMIGVSVLLFVFAGTLMPFIETAAAGLFETGPYVEAVLGGGIE
- a CDS encoding sodium:proton antiporter — its product is MFDSIFVLAITVGVLTTAGVWLLLQQDMVRAIFGLTLISHSANLLLLASGVPGWRHEPLMDGTTVAEAADPLPQAFVLTAIVIAMATTILMLALAVIGRNDDQERAPTVSDHDDPSSQPESQSDSRPGIERVDQSASQAEDQQGVDRV
- a CDS encoding DUF4040 family protein, giving the protein MLIALTLALLAVGLILTPLFCRWLGRNAGWPLAAVYLGAAVLYLPALLTGGAAGTGTDAGSAANTWSTPWIPAWGIDLSFAADPISSVFTLISLLIGAVVLVYSTRYLDAGMRPSAYLSFYLGMALFTVSMVGLVTADDLMVLFLCWELTSLASFLLIARSGRAAFAPSMRTLLVTFLGGLALLVAVVLVAVRAGTTDLSVILDPQASAGLWTSDPAFTTTIGLLIALAAMTKSAQFPFHSWLPDAMAAITPVSAYLHAAAVVKAGIFLLLRFSPAFHENALWSVLLVTAGLITALVGGWRAVQQHDLKKLMAYSTVSQLGLIVAAIGTGTEAGIAAALIHTIAHALFKSGLFMMIGVVDHATGTRDLRQLPVLRRALPGTFAVTVLGAGAMAGIPPLLGFVSKESIFTALNAWSGDWVAAGAAAGTLPSWAGPVALAGAALGSVLTVAYCAKIVVGGFWDRARAPEPALETAPDGHHSAGHAPGAILVGATALPILASVAALFALPLLDTAVGAAATAALPGTEVHPHFVLWHGVTPELLTTVAVLVVGLGTLAFRHRLWPALERAQLPFSGSGLVDSATSALTALGSGVNRLTARDAAASHAAMMVLSLAAIVVPGVLLLNAGGDLPPLQPNLNRASDVVLLILLAVSALGVAMARSRLGATVALSAVGILVTVQIVSLGAPDVALTQLLVESLTVIVIMLVLQKLPRTFHHVRTRRAVPAALIAVSAGLATGLAVWGLTSRRDKSEVGTYLLENGQDITGGVNIVNVILVEFRALDTLGELAVLGMTGVAIAAILSTIRNRHLDPQLIPATPGEDDGSGALEGPDLGTPTARRAILDSWGNTSQLQLMLKVILPILAVVSAILFLRGHNEPGGGFIAALVGSAVVGLLYLSTSKDRQIGPPRAPLYLIGGGVVIAVAIGLVNMAFTGTYMEPQHGYLLGQHVTTSMIFDAGVYLAVIGLVMLAFNVLGTAPASAEQDGGESTRERVDEAFLEEIDTPAPDTQEEAEPVTSSIPVRPQTQHISSGVRPEEWGR